The following coding sequences are from one Gossypium hirsutum isolate 1008001.06 chromosome A12, Gossypium_hirsutum_v2.1, whole genome shotgun sequence window:
- the LOC107925570 gene encoding protein PPP4R3C-like, with translation MIQWWKWRKGVAFSHPNLTWNHLKFETVTESGIADQMRLTELILNDQDFFQKLMELFRICEDLENMDGLHMIFKIVKGISKMLQTCYLPKWLGLCDVNFNM, from the exons ATGATTCAATGGTGGAAATGGAGAAAGGGGGTTGCTTTTTCACACCCAAATTTAACCTGGAATCATTTGAAATTTGAG ACTGTGACTGAAAGTGGCATTGCTGATCAGATGCGGCTGACAGAACTAATATTGAATGAT CAAGATTTCTTCCAGAAGCTGATGGAGCTATTCAGAATTTGTGAAGACTTGGAAAATATGGATGGTCTTCACATGATATTTAAAATAGTCAAGGGGATAA GTAAAATGCTGCAGACATGTTACTTACCTAAATGGTTGGGTCTTTGTGATGTTAACTTCAATATGTGA
- the LOC107925572 gene encoding uncharacterized protein: MKTLATISQVGLLHRRRQMCLRPLTTVLSPAIAPSPMVNVILMAFSQDINSLKHIALMEAKMKKLSDLLSKTIEQTKENVVKKLALTYEEMEQECKEIMDGFAEGKDLVVSVMSAMGEEQICALKDIGPK; the protein is encoded by the exons ATGAAAACCCTTGCAACAATAAGTCAAGTTGGTTTACTCCACCGCCGCCGCCAAATGTGCCTGAGGCCATTAACAACAGTACTGTCACCTGCAATTGCTCCTTCCCCAATGGTGAATGTCATATTGATGGCAT TTTCACAAGACATTAACAGTCTGAAACATATTGCATTGATGGAGGCCAAGATGAAAAAACTCTCTGATTTACTGAGTAAG ACAATtgaacaaacaaaagaaaatgtggtAAAGAAGCTAGCATTGACGTATGAGGAAATGGAACAAGAATGTAAGGAG ATCATGGATGGTTTTGCTGAGGGGAAAGACCTGGTTGTGTCTGTTATGTCTGCAATGGGGGAAGAGCAGATATGTGCTCTCAAAGACATTGGTCCTAAGTAG
- the LOC107925544 gene encoding uncharacterized protein, with the protein MEGISATMYKNLKGYWQRRGYIKLNGTKGGGRRSKVELGSSRRRRFWKIRVKAKLRLPSPKKFFVWLRDAYVKMMLGLANSRMVSTGYGGAIGDHHGIAALGKRPVKEYDEKMIVEIYKSLVMAQGQLVPREAGKLSSAIICQR; encoded by the coding sequence ATGGAAGGTATTTCAGCGACCATGTACAAGAATTTGAAAGGGTACTGGCAAAGGAGAGGATACATCAAGCTAAATGGTACGAAAGGAGGAGGACGGCGGAGCAAGGTGGAGCTTGGGTCGTCGCGGCGGAGGCGATTCTGGAAGATAAGGGTGAAAGCGAAGCTGAGATTACCTTCGCCCAAGAAGTTCTTTGTTTGGCTACGTGATGCGTACGTGAAAATGATGCTGGGGTTGGCTAACTCCCGGATGGTTAGTACCGGCTACGGTGGAGCTATTGGGGACCATCATGGGATTGCAGCCTTGGGGAAGCGTCCGGTTAAGGAGTACGATGAGAAAATGATCGTCGAGATCTATAAATCGTTGGTGATGGCGCAAGGTCAGCTGGTGCCTCGTGAAGCGGGGAAGCTCAGCTCTGCCATTATTTGTCAACGGTGA